From Candidatus Polarisedimenticolia bacterium, the proteins below share one genomic window:
- a CDS encoding 4Fe-4S dicluster domain-containing protein, whose translation MSDPDKTNPAGAPPAPATPEAASPAPAAAPSPPAAAAAPAAKAAAAPARKPRKPRPKAIINENGCTGCEACVTVCPVDCIVKVPNPAQPELNPICRVDWDRCTGCTICARDCPWETIDMVYPNQPGIRVLVSSYHLPDYGMRFVPDPQEEEAVA comes from the coding sequence ATGAGCGATCCAGACAAGACCAATCCGGCCGGCGCGCCTCCCGCCCCGGCCACGCCTGAAGCCGCTTCCCCCGCGCCGGCGGCGGCACCGTCGCCGCCTGCGGCAGCCGCAGCGCCCGCGGCGAAGGCGGCCGCGGCCCCGGCTCGCAAGCCGCGCAAGCCACGCCCCAAGGCGATCATCAACGAGAACGGCTGCACCGGCTGCGAGGCGTGCGTCACGGTTTGCCCGGTCGATTGCATCGTCAAGGTGCCGAATCCGGCCCAGCCGGAGCTGAACCCGATCTGCCGGGTGGACTGGGACCGCTGCACCGGCTGCACCATCTGCGCTCGCGACTGTCCGTGGGAGACGATCGACATGGTCTATCCCAACCAGCCGGGCATCCGCGTCCTGGTTTCGAGCTATCACCTTCCCGACTACGGCATGCGTTTCGTCCCCGATCCCCAGGAAGAAGAGGCGGTCGCCTGA
- the erpA gene encoding iron-sulfur cluster insertion protein ErpA, whose translation MIALTEKAAQEVKTLLTKENLDGYGLRVSVAGGGCSGLSYRLVFEKEAGKGDRVFEQHGVKVIVDPKSYLYLNGTTLDYTDGLNGTGFTFTNPNATGTCGCGTSFHT comes from the coding sequence ATGATTGCACTGACGGAGAAGGCGGCCCAGGAGGTGAAGACCCTGCTGACCAAGGAAAACCTGGACGGCTACGGACTGCGCGTCAGCGTGGCGGGAGGGGGATGCTCCGGCCTCTCCTACCGGCTGGTGTTCGAGAAGGAAGCGGGGAAGGGGGACCGGGTTTTCGAGCAGCACGGGGTGAAGGTGATCGTCGATCCGAAGAGCTATCTCTATCTTAACGGGACGACGCTGGATTACACCGACGGCCTCAATGGCACGGGATTCACTTTCACCAATCCCAACGCCACCGGGACGTGCGGCTGCGGCACCAGCTTCCATACCTAA